The following proteins are co-located in the Imtechella halotolerans genome:
- a CDS encoding PepSY-associated TM helix domain-containing protein, whose protein sequence is MSFSKLIRKIHLWLGVTCGLIVSFSGLTGSLYVWQPEITRMLNSEMLVIKDENALGNKEILQTTISLIEVHKDSISKIVLPYREQQTISIEFKGGRKNYYHPSSGSLLGEKSNSIVFFETLLRLHRSLGIPDVGKYIVGVSALVFCFMLLSSGVYIWWTIYAKKLRKGFIFKWKSKKRKFNFDMHKVAGIYFFVPLFIIALSGAYFTNNSYYKSILRIFDEKPQVETPIESISHTSGITDFLSTIQDEYDIWAIHFPTVDSKEYRIRFIEDSSIQSGLRKTKEVRITNKGQVRVLSDYKSESFSNRMAAQFYPIHIGEIAGILGRILVFISGLIPLMLFITGLKIYKAKRFKKFRS, encoded by the coding sequence GTGTCTTTTAGTAAGCTAATACGGAAAATACATCTTTGGTTAGGTGTCACTTGCGGGTTGATAGTATCCTTTTCTGGACTAACCGGTTCTTTGTATGTATGGCAACCGGAAATAACTAGGATGTTAAATTCAGAGATGCTGGTTATAAAGGATGAAAACGCATTAGGCAATAAGGAGATTTTACAAACGACCATATCTTTAATTGAGGTACATAAAGACAGTATTTCTAAAATTGTATTACCCTATAGGGAGCAACAGACCATTTCTATTGAGTTCAAGGGAGGAAGGAAAAATTATTACCATCCTTCCAGTGGAAGCTTATTAGGGGAGAAATCAAATTCAATTGTGTTTTTCGAAACACTATTGCGTCTTCACAGAAGCCTAGGTATACCCGATGTCGGAAAGTATATAGTAGGGGTGAGTGCTTTAGTGTTCTGTTTTATGTTGTTATCCTCAGGAGTATATATTTGGTGGACCATATACGCCAAAAAGCTAAGAAAAGGATTTATATTCAAATGGAAGAGTAAAAAAAGAAAGTTTAATTTTGACATGCATAAGGTTGCAGGAATATACTTTTTTGTTCCCCTTTTTATTATTGCCTTATCAGGAGCCTATTTTACAAATAACTCCTATTATAAATCTATTTTGAGAATTTTTGATGAAAAACCTCAGGTAGAAACTCCTATTGAAAGTATTTCTCATACCAGTGGAATTACTGATTTTTTGAGCACCATTCAGGATGAGTATGATATTTGGGCTATACATTTTCCCACAGTTGATTCTAAGGAATATCGTATTCGTTTTATTGAAGACTCTAGTATACAGTCAGGACTTAGAAAAACAAAAGAGGTTAGAATTACTAATAAGGGACAAGTACGGGTATTGTCTGATTATAAAAGTGAGTCCTTCAGTAATCGGATGGCAGCTCAATTTTATCCCATTCATATTGGCGAGATAGCTGGTATTTTGGGTAGGATTTTGGTTTTTATCTCCGGACTTATACCTCTAATGTTATTTATTACTGGTTTAAAAATATACAAAGCCAAAAGGTTTAAAAAATTTAGAAGTTAA
- a CDS encoding TonB-dependent receptor, with translation MKLFTLIAVCLLSLPALSQSTLKGKITDEQHQGIPGATVYIESLKKGTTTDIEGNYELTIDTEGSLEVTYRMLGYRTKKQNINFVEGNSLWQTVILQEELSDLDEVVVSASRNSEYLSEIPASVTVVNEAKLKELSKATSNISEILEFTVPGLAASTGTFSNWGQTLRGRSLLVMVDGIPQSTPLRNGQLGIKSINPNDISSVEVIKGATSIFGNGGNGGFINYITKKPQEQTNISGTTELWGTSNLAKTKDALGFGAYQSLQGKLNKFSYYVSGSYEKTGTKYDADGLVLLPTYGLDNTAIYSTMAKLQYQISDRQKITASGNLYKTVQNTPFIPVPANFEVFDESGEYSLTAGYGIKGTIDGEKPTGTTLINGQLQYSLDAIFDGTTDFVTDMYYQNTENIFFYSDKFENGGQSVINAEKFGLRPNFSTQFKLANSNLVTLTYGIDLLKDKTNQGLLDGRLWVPNIDMLSWAPYLQSTIKIEDMWVIKSGLRYDDMNLKIDDYNTLPYSPLSDGNFNPSVAVTGGKIGFDNLAFNLGLRFIKHQEFIPYFSYSQGFSIADLGSVLRSATADNINDIQLEPAVTKNYEFGFLSKFNRFKFEAVAYYSTSNLGTGVVFDEQINSFVPSKQPQDIYGAEVSLDYKSDSNKLLLGTSYSYVEGTTHSAQNANTLTYLGGDVIAAPKWTAYITWKPIEKLTTSLRMTNVGDRDRFSPYLATNNQYTYRHTQFPVKGYTLLNGSIDYLLRSDLSISLAVNNLLNEYYLPSRSQWAAPLLTFTGAGEGTNVKMSVQYRF, from the coding sequence ATGAAACTTTTCACACTGATTGCAGTTTGTCTTTTGTCTTTACCTGCGTTATCTCAATCTACTTTAAAAGGAAAAATTACGGATGAGCAACATCAAGGAATACCCGGAGCTACCGTATATATAGAATCACTAAAAAAGGGAACAACCACCGATATTGAAGGGAATTATGAATTGACCATTGATACCGAAGGAAGTTTAGAGGTTACATATAGAATGTTAGGTTACCGAACAAAAAAGCAAAACATAAATTTTGTGGAAGGTAACTCCCTTTGGCAAACCGTGATATTACAGGAGGAATTGAGTGATTTGGATGAAGTAGTGGTATCTGCTAGTCGTAATTCAGAATATCTTTCAGAAATACCTGCTTCTGTTACCGTTGTAAATGAGGCTAAATTGAAGGAGTTATCAAAAGCTACTTCAAATATTAGTGAAATCCTAGAATTTACAGTTCCTGGATTAGCAGCCTCAACCGGTACTTTTTCTAATTGGGGGCAAACTCTCCGAGGTCGTTCACTTTTGGTAATGGTTGATGGGATACCTCAATCTACCCCTTTAAGAAATGGTCAATTGGGTATTAAGTCAATTAATCCAAATGATATCAGTAGTGTAGAGGTTATAAAAGGGGCTACTTCTATTTTTGGAAATGGAGGAAATGGGGGATTTATTAATTATATTACCAAAAAACCACAGGAACAAACGAACATTTCGGGTACAACTGAACTTTGGGGAACTTCTAATTTGGCTAAAACAAAAGATGCTCTTGGTTTTGGGGCATATCAATCATTGCAAGGAAAACTGAATAAGTTTTCATACTATGTAAGTGGTAGTTATGAAAAGACAGGAACCAAGTATGATGCGGATGGCTTGGTATTGTTACCTACCTATGGGCTTGACAATACAGCTATTTACAGTACAATGGCAAAATTACAATACCAAATTTCAGATCGTCAAAAAATTACAGCCTCAGGTAACCTTTATAAAACGGTTCAAAATACTCCTTTTATTCCAGTTCCAGCCAATTTTGAGGTGTTTGATGAAAGCGGCGAATACTCTTTAACTGCTGGGTATGGCATTAAAGGGACCATAGATGGGGAGAAGCCCACTGGAACAACACTTATAAATGGTCAATTACAATATAGTTTAGACGCAATTTTTGATGGTACCACTGATTTTGTGACAGATATGTATTATCAAAATACCGAGAATATTTTCTTTTACTCTGATAAATTTGAGAATGGGGGACAGTCAGTAATAAACGCTGAGAAATTTGGTTTACGACCAAACTTTAGTACCCAATTTAAGTTGGCTAACTCCAATCTTGTTACATTAACTTATGGAATTGACTTACTAAAAGATAAGACTAATCAGGGATTACTTGATGGAAGATTGTGGGTACCCAATATAGATATGTTGAGCTGGGCTCCCTACTTGCAATCTACTATTAAAATAGAGGATATGTGGGTGATAAAATCAGGTTTGCGATATGATGATATGAACTTAAAAATTGATGACTATAATACTCTGCCATATTCGCCTCTAAGTGATGGAAACTTTAACCCATCTGTTGCTGTCACAGGAGGCAAAATTGGTTTCGATAATCTGGCGTTTAATCTAGGCTTACGGTTTATTAAGCATCAAGAGTTTATACCTTACTTCAGTTATTCTCAAGGATTTTCAATAGCTGATTTGGGATCAGTCTTACGTTCGGCAACAGCTGATAATATTAACGATATTCAATTGGAACCAGCGGTTACTAAAAATTATGAGTTTGGATTTTTATCAAAATTTAATCGTTTTAAGTTTGAGGCAGTCGCTTATTATAGTACCTCTAATTTAGGTACAGGTGTAGTTTTTGACGAGCAAATCAATTCTTTTGTGCCTTCAAAACAACCTCAGGATATCTATGGAGCAGAGGTGTCATTAGATTACAAATCTGATAGTAATAAACTTCTACTAGGAACTTCTTATTCCTATGTAGAAGGCACTACACATAGTGCACAAAACGCTAATACATTAACTTACTTGGGAGGGGATGTAATAGCTGCTCCAAAATGGACAGCATATATAACCTGGAAGCCTATTGAGAAATTGACTACCTCACTTCGAATGACTAATGTTGGAGATAGGGACCGTTTCTCACCATATTTAGCAACAAATAACCAATATACGTACAGACACACACAATTCCCAGTGAAAGGATATACCTTACTTAATGGATCTATTGATTATCTACTTCGCTCTGATTTGTCTATTTCATTAGCTGTTAATAATCTACTAAACGAATACTATTTGCCTTCTAGGTCACAATGGGCAGCTCCCTTACTCACTTTTACAGGAGCAGGGGAAGGAACAAATGTAAAAATGAGTGTTCAATATCGTTTTTAA
- a CDS encoding Sb-PDE family phosphodiesterase yields MKVNSTNGIFKLVALVVVLLGYMANAQVRKEVKIPDLPGYKTLKGDFHVHTVYSDGRVWPDIRIQEAWHDGLDVIALTDHINYKGPVLKKAMKFEDENLPHKDAEVIAERLGITLIRGLEINEPGQLYGHFNILFLKDINELKPVQGDLIQAFKKAKKQGAFIQLNHPLDGQGKDPHWREFHQKMFDENLLDGLEIFNNKMLHKNAIPWAVDHNLSITSSSDIHYLVGLSHYEWHRPMTLLFAKENSEESIKEALFERRSAVYYADTIMGYEKHLKPLFTESVQVIEPSNIVYRKKRYTHLKNKTDLRFVLEKVREDKGVEMPETIVLLPNQTNLIEISIKDMKAIDKKSFHATYKVLNFKTLQGESIEIEFDFNKDKKDVELRRPITLDDSE; encoded by the coding sequence ATGAAAGTAAATTCTACTAATGGAATTTTTAAGCTAGTTGCCTTGGTTGTGGTACTGCTAGGTTATATGGCAAATGCTCAAGTACGAAAAGAAGTTAAAATTCCGGATTTACCTGGATATAAAACTTTAAAGGGCGATTTCCATGTGCATACCGTGTATTCTGACGGACGTGTATGGCCTGATATTAGAATACAAGAAGCTTGGCATGATGGTCTAGATGTTATTGCACTAACGGATCATATCAATTATAAAGGGCCGGTATTAAAAAAGGCTATGAAATTTGAAGATGAGAACTTACCTCATAAAGATGCAGAAGTAATTGCTGAGCGATTGGGAATAACGCTAATTAGGGGATTGGAAATAAATGAGCCCGGGCAATTGTATGGGCATTTTAATATTCTTTTTTTAAAAGATATAAACGAATTAAAACCTGTACAAGGAGACTTAATTCAAGCTTTTAAAAAAGCCAAAAAACAAGGTGCATTTATTCAGTTAAATCATCCATTGGATGGTCAAGGAAAAGACCCTCATTGGCGCGAGTTTCATCAGAAAATGTTTGATGAGAATTTACTTGATGGACTTGAAATTTTCAATAATAAAATGTTACATAAAAACGCAATTCCTTGGGCAGTAGACCATAACCTTTCAATCACTTCTTCTTCGGATATTCATTATCTCGTTGGACTAAGCCATTATGAATGGCATCGCCCAATGACCTTACTCTTTGCTAAAGAAAATTCGGAAGAGTCTATTAAAGAAGCTCTATTTGAACGAAGATCAGCAGTGTATTACGCAGATACCATAATGGGATATGAAAAACATCTGAAACCATTATTCACAGAATCTGTTCAGGTAATTGAACCTTCAAATATAGTGTATCGAAAGAAGCGTTATACACACCTAAAAAACAAAACTGATCTTCGTTTCGTGCTTGAAAAAGTTCGAGAAGATAAGGGAGTTGAAATGCCGGAAACAATTGTGTTATTGCCTAATCAAACTAATCTTATAGAGATTTCTATTAAAGATATGAAAGCAATAGACAAGAAATCTTTTCATGCAACCTATAAGGTATTGAACTTTAAAACACTTCAAGGAGAGAGTATTGAAATTGAATTCGATTTTAATAAGGATAAAAAGGATGTTGAACTTAGAAGGCCAATAACATTAGACGATAGTGAATAG
- a CDS encoding SGNH/GDSL hydrolase family protein, translating to MRISAIKGSSFLVFFLFFVFIGRTQNQQKITYYPSNQFTMVGKIMDTQQPFHRIDTLKYTTLSSQVKTRMTRSAGLAISFKTNSNAIYAKWCTTSKSTSAGMTPIAYRGLDLYAKVDGKWQFVGVGRPSDGKNCSEDKIVANLSGVEQEYLLYLPVYSETTSLEIGVSENALIVAGEQPFKKRIVVYGSSIVQGAGASRSGMSYPARMSRNTGFHFFNLGMSGVARMEEEVATMISEIDADMFILDCIPNSSPREVTQRTQNLIKTIRKRHKEVPIVLMQGVVREIGYFDQITGEKVKKQNTNAYDEFMKLHNSGMKNIYFIFSDDFLGDDHEGTVDGTHPNDLGFDRMIKSITPQLLPIIQK from the coding sequence ATGAGAATTTCAGCTATTAAAGGAAGCAGTTTTTTAGTGTTTTTTTTATTCTTTGTGTTTATTGGTAGGACACAAAATCAACAAAAGATTACCTATTACCCATCTAATCAGTTTACTATGGTGGGTAAAATAATGGATACTCAACAGCCTTTTCATCGTATTGACACCCTTAAGTATACTACCTTATCTAGCCAGGTAAAAACAAGAATGACGCGATCTGCAGGCTTAGCAATTTCATTTAAAACAAATAGTAATGCCATTTATGCTAAGTGGTGTACAACCAGTAAAAGCACATCTGCAGGAATGACTCCTATTGCTTATAGAGGTTTAGATCTGTATGCTAAAGTAGATGGTAAATGGCAGTTTGTTGGAGTTGGGAGACCTAGTGATGGTAAAAATTGTTCTGAGGATAAGATAGTTGCTAATTTAAGTGGTGTTGAGCAGGAGTATTTATTGTATTTGCCTGTATATAGTGAGACTACTAGTCTGGAAATTGGTGTATCTGAAAATGCTTTGATAGTTGCTGGGGAGCAGCCATTTAAAAAAAGAATAGTCGTTTACGGATCCAGTATTGTACAAGGGGCTGGTGCTAGTAGGTCGGGGATGAGTTATCCTGCTCGTATGTCTAGAAATACCGGATTCCATTTTTTTAATCTTGGAATGTCTGGTGTGGCTAGAATGGAAGAGGAAGTAGCAACTATGATATCAGAAATAGATGCGGATATGTTTATCTTAGACTGTATACCTAACAGTTCGCCACGTGAAGTTACCCAGCGCACTCAAAATTTAATAAAAACCATTCGAAAAAGACATAAGGAAGTTCCCATTGTCTTGATGCAAGGAGTGGTAAGAGAAATTGGGTATTTTGATCAAATCACAGGAGAAAAAGTGAAGAAGCAGAATACAAATGCATATGATGAATTTATGAAACTACATAATTCAGGTATGAAGAATATTTATTTCATTTTTTCTGATGATTTTTTGGGAGATGATCATGAAGGCACCGTAGATGGTACTCATCCAAATGATTTAGGATTTGATAGGATGATCAAGAGTATAACACCTCAATTACTTCCTATTATCCAAAAATAG
- a CDS encoding DUF5017 domain-containing protein, with protein MKRVLNLLFVCFSIALYTSCQDEYEIEEPILSISGYTIEEVDTGEGIVKRVTFNFEEESDIISFYSGEEGAEFKYKDGKVARIESLDFSFMSRCGFGDQDPLSQFSVVVSPDFNGTYDQENIHSATWIDITDRFDFTKLSVTNANYDPSGIVSLQDLMDTYGSFHLAFRYITPNQYENGVYAAIRLQQWKLMSETNLFGQAEVNLDLGLVEIGNYRSGRNSISSSTITLRGNHGNFSTTNEQEIEWLKATTEAWVISQKIEKEIDLGIDTSLPIKGVGDPKMFSFVHEYKEPGEYEVTFLAANANIHNYKKTYQTLKITIP; from the coding sequence ATGAAACGAGTTTTAAACCTATTGTTTGTTTGCTTTTCTATTGCGTTGTACACATCCTGTCAGGATGAGTATGAAATAGAGGAACCCATCTTGTCTATTAGTGGATATACTATTGAAGAAGTGGATACAGGAGAAGGTATTGTTAAAAGAGTAACTTTCAACTTTGAAGAAGAATCGGATATTATTTCATTTTACTCTGGTGAAGAAGGTGCAGAGTTTAAGTATAAAGATGGTAAAGTAGCGAGAATAGAATCTCTAGATTTTTCTTTTATGTCTAGGTGTGGGTTTGGAGATCAGGATCCTCTTTCTCAGTTCTCTGTTGTGGTGTCACCAGATTTCAATGGCACCTATGATCAAGAAAATATTCATTCGGCGACATGGATTGATATTACGGACAGGTTTGATTTCACTAAGCTGAGTGTAACAAATGCTAATTACGATCCTTCGGGCATTGTAAGTCTTCAAGATTTGATGGACACTTATGGATCTTTTCACCTTGCTTTTAGATATATTACCCCCAATCAATATGAAAATGGGGTGTATGCTGCGATTCGATTGCAACAATGGAAGTTGATGAGTGAAACTAATTTATTTGGTCAGGCAGAAGTCAATTTAGATTTAGGACTAGTTGAAATTGGTAATTATAGATCCGGAAGAAATTCAATTTCCAGTTCTACCATTACACTTAGAGGAAATCATGGTAATTTCTCAACCACAAATGAACAGGAAATAGAATGGTTGAAGGCTACTACAGAGGCGTGGGTTATAAGTCAAAAAATAGAAAAAGAAATTGATTTAGGTATAGATACTTCGCTTCCAATAAAAGGTGTTGGAGATCCTAAAATGTTTTCATTTGTTCACGAATATAAAGAACCAGGGGAGTACGAAGTTACTTTTCTAGCAGCAAATGCAAATATTCACAATTACAAGAAAACCTATCAGACCTTAAAAATTACAATCCCCTAA
- a CDS encoding RagB/SusD family nutrient uptake outer membrane protein, producing MKLKIAKLSVLLWTLAITLQSCQDFLETDPESFIEPENYYKTEEQVFTALVGVYNTLSDTRGGSPLYGGDYLHQMGAEGEEGYYRHTPQRNIVGQFLYNASVPSISNFWDRLYRGINDANMLLSKIDGADMNENNREMYRSEALFLRGYFYYMLVTHFGDVPLVLEPTLTAEDAIKAVPRTPSATIYKQITSDMEMAFKNVETAVHHGHGGRISKSTVAGILARVNLHWAGHPNNETSRYEEVKKWASVVMDPGLVGTQHALNPSYEQVFINYAQDLYDISESIWEVEFWGNRTDHPRQAGGVGNYNGIRSTSASGIGVSNGNIRATATLFFMYEDNDIRRDWAIAPFDYKDDGTKEYRTDNETQIWGRYSGKFRREYETVSPKTSFTPINFPLLRYSDVLLMFAEAENYLHGPTEAAISAINTVRNRAQATPLEGTNLPTNQDEFLLFIKEERARELCFESLRRGDLIRWNDYVESIEAMVSTYEYSTTVAASTKSIIVNLRNIEPKHMLWPIPTKELMLNSLLVQNKGW from the coding sequence ATGAAATTAAAAATAGCAAAATTGTCTGTACTGCTATGGACTTTAGCCATAACACTACAATCGTGTCAAGATTTTTTAGAAACTGACCCTGAAAGTTTTATAGAGCCGGAAAATTATTATAAGACAGAAGAGCAAGTATTTACAGCCTTAGTTGGAGTGTATAATACATTGAGTGATACTAGAGGCGGTAGCCCATTATATGGAGGTGATTATCTACACCAAATGGGAGCTGAAGGGGAGGAAGGGTATTATAGGCATACTCCTCAACGAAATATCGTTGGACAATTTCTGTATAACGCTTCAGTTCCATCTATATCTAATTTTTGGGATCGTTTGTATAGAGGTATTAATGATGCTAATATGTTATTGTCAAAAATAGATGGTGCCGATATGAATGAAAACAACAGGGAGATGTACAGAAGTGAGGCTCTTTTTTTAAGAGGTTATTTTTACTATATGTTGGTTACACATTTCGGTGATGTTCCCTTGGTATTAGAACCGACCTTGACGGCTGAAGATGCTATAAAAGCGGTTCCTCGAACGCCCTCAGCCACCATTTACAAGCAAATTACCTCTGACATGGAAATGGCTTTTAAAAATGTCGAAACTGCTGTACATCATGGACATGGAGGAAGGATAAGTAAATCGACAGTTGCAGGAATTTTGGCTAGGGTTAACTTGCATTGGGCAGGACATCCCAATAATGAAACTTCTCGATATGAAGAGGTGAAAAAATGGGCTTCTGTCGTAATGGACCCAGGCCTTGTAGGTACACAACATGCGCTAAATCCTTCATATGAGCAGGTTTTTATTAATTATGCTCAGGATCTGTATGATATCAGTGAGAGTATTTGGGAGGTAGAATTTTGGGGTAACAGAACGGATCATCCTAGGCAAGCGGGAGGTGTAGGTAACTATAATGGAATCAGAAGTACTTCTGCATCGGGTATAGGTGTATCCAATGGTAACATCAGGGCTACAGCTACATTGTTTTTCATGTATGAGGATAATGATATTCGCAGAGATTGGGCAATAGCTCCTTTTGACTATAAGGATGATGGTACTAAGGAATATCGTACAGACAATGAAACTCAAATATGGGGTCGTTATAGTGGAAAATTTAGACGTGAATATGAAACGGTCTCTCCTAAAACCTCATTTACACCTATCAATTTTCCTTTATTACGGTATTCAGATGTTTTGTTGATGTTTGCTGAAGCTGAAAATTATTTACACGGTCCTACTGAAGCAGCAATCTCTGCGATTAATACAGTTAGAAATAGAGCACAGGCAACGCCATTGGAAGGAACAAACTTGCCTACAAATCAGGACGAATTTTTATTGTTTATTAAGGAAGAGCGTGCTAGAGAATTATGTTTTGAATCTCTAAGAAGAGGGGATCTAATTCGTTGGAATGATTATGTCGAAAGCATAGAAGCTATGGTTTCAACTTATGAGTATAGCACTACGGTAGCAGCAAGTACCAAATCTATTATTGTAAATCTTAGAAATATTGAACCAAAGCATATGCTTTGGCCTATTCCAACTAAAGAATTAATGTTGAATAGTTTGTTAGTCCAAAATAAGGGCTGGTAA